CCGCCTGCGGCATCAGGGTAAGCACCATGCACAGGGTGAGCAGGATGCCCATAAATCGTTTTTTCATAGTTTTTCCTCCTTTTTGATTGAACGAAATAACATTTATTTCTCCACGTTCAATCTATCAGAAATCTCTCTGCAAAACCGTCCGCTGCATGAAACATGATTTTTTCGACATGAAACATGATTTTAGAGGAAAGTAGGCTCCTGTCTTTTTTGCTTTTAGATGTGAAGCAACACAATATCACATGAAAATAGACGAGTACGCACGAATTTCATCTTGTATTTGCCATAATTTGATGATATACTGTAATCCATTATTTGTATAAACGATTTTCGACTTTTAGAGGGACGTGAGGCGTGTTATGGGTGTCAGTTATAACAAATTGTTCAAACTGATGATCGACAAAAAAATAAGAAAAGGCGAACTGTGTAGGGCGGCGGGTATCAGCAGCGGCTCGCTTCTGAAAATATCAAAAGATGAAAACATATATGTCGATATTTTGGTTCGGATTTGCGGTGTTTTGGGCTGCGACTTTGGCGACATCATGGAGTATGTTCCTGATGAAAATTCCGTTATAAAATCTGAACCCGGTAATCGGCAACTACCCGATTTGTAGGAGGAAAAGCCTGCGAGAGTTTCTGAAGAAGTCTAATAGAACATGGAGGGATGCTTATGCTGCAAATTGCAGTCTGTGATGACAATATTGACGAGCTATCCAATATGGTACAGCTCATCAACCTGTACCGAACATCAAGACATCTAAACTGCGAACACGCCGCCTTTTCAAACGGCTTTGAATTGATTTCGGCCTTGGAAAAAGGAAAGAGGTTTGATATATACTGTCTGGATATTATGATGCCGGGCTTTACCGGCATTGATGCGGCAAAGGAAATTCGCACTTTTGACAAAACCGCACCGATTTTATTCTTCACCTCATCACCTGAGTTTGCTTTGGAAAGCTATTCGGTGAAAGCCATCAACTATGTACTCAAGCCAATTTCAAAGGAGAAACTATTCTTCACCTTTGATGAGCTGCTGGAACAAATCAAAGCGAAAGAAGAAGAGGATGCGGTCATCGTAAAAAGCAATGAGGGGATTCAAAAAATACTGATCTCCAATTTGGCTTTTGCCGAGGTCATCGGCAGAAACGTCCTCTATCATCTGCGCTCCGGCAAGGTAGTCGAATGTACGGAGCCTTTTTCCTCTGTCTGCGATAACCTGCTGAAATATGGGTGTTTTATCAAACCTCACCGCTCTTATCTTGTGAATATGCAGTATGTGGATACCATCGAAAACCATCAGATTACCTTACAGACCCTTTCCGCTGTTCCTGTCGCACAGGGCAAGGCAAAGGAGATTAAGCAGCAATATCTGAATTATCAAATGGAAGGGGAATAAGAAAATGGAGGGAGGTGCTTTTCAATGGCAGTAACAGTGATAGGACTCTTGCGATTTGGGGTTTCTCTGGTCTTTGGCATCACGGTGACTGCTCTCTTTGCGGGAATAGAACCCACAAAGAAAAACAGGTTCACTACCGGTTTGCTCTGTGTCATTTTCCTTTTCGTTCAAACCGCCAGTTGGTGGCTTTTGGGCTTGGATTTGACATCAAAGCTGTATCCGCTGATTATCCATCTGCCGCTGATCGTGATATTCTCTTTATATTATAAGCGCCCGTGGCTCATCTCCGCCGTCAGTGTGCTTTCCGGTTATCTTTGCTGTCAAGCACCACGCTGGTTCGGTTTCATTGCAGGCGCCGCTTTAGACAGCAGACTTGCGGATCACGTTTTTTATGTTGGGGCGATATTTCTGTTCTACTATTTCCTGAAAAAGTATGTTTCGGCTTCCGTCCGGCATCTTATGGAGGTGTCCACTAAATCCTGCTTATTTTTAGGCGGGGTGCCGCTTTTTTACTATTTGTTCGACTACACGACCGCCATCTACACCAATGTGCTTTACAGCGGCACCGAATGGGCGGTACAGTTCATGCCCTCAACAATCTCTGTTTTCTATTTTGTGTTTGTTATCCTTTACTACGCTGAGACACAAAAACAGGCAAGCCTTCAAAGAGAAAAGGATATGTTGGATGCACAGTTTAGATTGGCACAGACAGAATTTGCTTCTCTGCGGCAGTTACAGCAGAACGCCGCATCCTATCGGCATGATATGCGCCACCATTTTGCGCTTTTACAGGGGCTGGCCTCCAAGGAACACATAGAAGGGATTAAAGATTACCTACGAACTGCCCAGTCCGACATGGATGCCATCACACCCACACGCTTTTGTGAAAACGAAACCGTCAACCTGATTTTGTCCGCTTTCGCTACGAAAGCGAAACAAGCGGCAATCGTGCTGGCGGTGGATGCAAAACTGCCTGATTTGCTTCCCTTTAGCGATACTGAGCTTTGCTCGCTCTTGTCAAACGCTTTGGAAAATGCTATCCATGCCTGTGAACAGATACCAGACAGCAACAAACGCATCATCCGGCTGCGTATGTATTCTAAAAATAATAAGTTGTGCATTGATCTACACAATAGCTATCAGGTAGAGCCAATATTCCAGCAGGGGCTTCCAGTATCACAAGAACAGGGGCATGGCTTTGGCACAAAAAGCATAGCTCATATCGTGGAAAAGTATGGCGGTGTATTTCAGTTTTCGGTTAAGGATGGCTGGTTTATATTTCAGGCTACTGCATAAAATATT
The Oxobacter pfennigii DNA segment above includes these coding regions:
- a CDS encoding helix-turn-helix domain-containing protein, coding for MGVSYNKLFKLMIDKKIRKGELCRAAGISSGSLLKISKDENIYVDILVRICGVLGCDFGDIMEYVPDENSVIKSEPGNRQLPDL
- a CDS encoding LytR/AlgR family response regulator transcription factor; this encodes MLQIAVCDDNIDELSNMVQLINLYRTSRHLNCEHAAFSNGFELISALEKGKRFDIYCLDIMMPGFTGIDAAKEIRTFDKTAPILFFTSSPEFALESYSVKAINYVLKPISKEKLFFTFDELLEQIKAKEEEDAVIVKSNEGIQKILISNLAFAEVIGRNVLYHLRSGKVVECTEPFSSVCDNLLKYGCFIKPHRSYLVNMQYVDTIENHQITLQTLSAVPVAQGKAKEIKQQYLNYQMEGE
- a CDS encoding sensor histidine kinase, producing MAVTVIGLLRFGVSLVFGITVTALFAGIEPTKKNRFTTGLLCVIFLFVQTASWWLLGLDLTSKLYPLIIHLPLIVIFSLYYKRPWLISAVSVLSGYLCCQAPRWFGFIAGAALDSRLADHVFYVGAIFLFYYFLKKYVSASVRHLMEVSTKSCLFLGGVPLFYYLFDYTTAIYTNVLYSGTEWAVQFMPSTISVFYFVFVILYYAETQKQASLQREKDMLDAQFRLAQTEFASLRQLQQNAASYRHDMRHHFALLQGLASKEHIEGIKDYLRTAQSDMDAITPTRFCENETVNLILSAFATKAKQAAIVLAVDAKLPDLLPFSDTELCSLLSNALENAIHACEQIPDSNKRIIRLRMYSKNNKLCIDLHNSYQVEPIFQQGLPVSQEQGHGFGTKSIAHIVEKYGGVFQFSVKDGWFIFQATA